The following proteins come from a genomic window of Polaribacter dokdonensis:
- a CDS encoding DUF3820 family protein: MDQNQQYLIDLAKMKMPFGKYKGTYLIDLPEHYVVWYYNKGFPKGKLGDQLKLVYELKLNGLEDIIRKIKKDFV, translated from the coding sequence TTGGATCAAAATCAGCAATACCTTATTGACTTAGCCAAAATGAAAATGCCTTTTGGTAAATATAAAGGCACTTATTTAATCGATTTGCCAGAACATTATGTGGTTTGGTATTACAATAAAGGTTTTCCTAAAGGCAAATTAGGAGATCAACTTAAGTTAGTTTACGAGCTTAAACTAAATGGTTTAGAGGATATTATACGTAAAATTAAAAAAGACTTCGTGTAA
- a CDS encoding DUF4136 domain-containing protein: MKKAGYFILLLLFANCTTSKVVVDYDSEVNFSQFSSFNFYEDVGAGLNELDVKRVTTIITNTLKVKGLEISNNEEVLINVVVKLSEARNNNTIGVGIGSGGRNGGFGISGGIPIGGKKLNELFKIELVNAKTNTLIWEGTLNSTIKEKRTPEEKEIHYKNVVVQILNEYPPK; this comes from the coding sequence ATGAAAAAAGCAGGATACTTCATTTTACTTTTACTTTTTGCAAATTGTACTACATCTAAAGTTGTGGTTGATTATGATTCTGAAGTAAACTTTAGTCAATTTTCATCCTTTAATTTTTATGAGGATGTTGGAGCAGGTTTAAATGAGTTGGATGTAAAAAGAGTAACTACCATAATTACAAATACATTAAAAGTTAAAGGTTTAGAAATTAGTAATAATGAAGAAGTGCTAATTAATGTAGTTGTAAAATTATCTGAAGCTAGAAACAATAATACAATTGGAGTTGGTATAGGTTCTGGAGGTAGAAATGGTGGTTTTGGTATTTCTGGAGGAATCCCTATTGGAGGCAAAAAACTAAATGAACTTTTTAAAATTGAATTGGTAAATGCCAAAACCAATACTCTAATTTGGGAAGGTACTTTAAATTCAACCATTAAAGAAAAAAGAACACCAGAAGAAAAGGAAATACATTATAAAAATGTTGTGGTTCAGATTTTAAATGAATATCCACCAAAATAA
- a CDS encoding DUF1801 domain-containing protein — MKPAENYILDQPEPYKSILMHLQILIESTFPEVDLQFKWNIPFYYLEQKPFCYLNPSKKKGYVDVAFWASAHLTKYNEHLISENRKVVKSLRYYKLEDINEEILLTVLKEAHQLKGKGFYKKKD; from the coding sequence ATGAAACCAGCAGAGAATTATATTTTAGACCAACCAGAACCTTACAAATCTATTTTAATGCATTTACAAATCTTAATAGAAAGTACTTTTCCTGAGGTCGATTTGCAGTTTAAATGGAATATTCCTTTTTATTATTTAGAACAAAAACCATTTTGTTATTTAAATCCGTCTAAAAAGAAAGGGTATGTAGATGTTGCTTTTTGGGCCTCTGCACACTTAACGAAATATAATGAGCACCTTATCTCAGAAAATAGAAAAGTAGTAAAATCGTTAAGGTATTATAAGTTAGAAGATATTAACGAAGAAATACTACTAACGGTTCTAAAAGAAGCGCATCAATTAAAAGGAAAAGGGTTTTATAAAAAGAAAGATTAA
- a CDS encoding M28 family peptidase: protein MKKIFITLLVAASLTACDATKKSTEKSVKSGITKSVKTSFFIDSVMVKKHLYTLASDDMQGRKSGTEGIEKAAKYIENEFKRIGLTTFEGLDSYRQTFNFTPRRSKEEITSANIIGVLEGKSKKEEYVIISAHYDHLGMKKNGEGDIIYNGANDDASGVTGVLALAEYFKKIGNERTIVFAAFTAEEMGLIGSTHFGKGIDAAKFVAGINLEMIGKTPSFGPNTAWLTGFERSDFGKIVQKNLEGSGYQLFPDPYKNFNLFFRSDNASLARLGVPSHTFSTTAIDVDKDYHKVSDEAETLNMTVITQTIQAVAKGTESIINGRNTPTRVVLEERKK, encoded by the coding sequence ATGAAAAAAATATTTATCACCTTATTAGTTGCAGCTTCATTAACAGCTTGTGATGCCACAAAGAAATCTACAGAAAAATCAGTAAAATCGGGTATAACCAAATCTGTAAAAACTTCTTTTTTTATCGATTCTGTAATGGTTAAAAAACATTTATACACCTTAGCTTCTGATGATATGCAGGGTAGAAAATCAGGTACAGAAGGTATAGAAAAAGCAGCTAAGTATATAGAAAACGAATTCAAAAGGATAGGTTTAACTACTTTTGAGGGGTTAGATTCTTACAGACAAACTTTTAATTTTACTCCAAGAAGAAGTAAAGAAGAAATTACAAGTGCTAATATAATTGGTGTGTTAGAAGGTAAATCTAAGAAAGAAGAATATGTAATTATTTCTGCACATTATGACCACTTAGGAATGAAGAAAAATGGAGAAGGAGATATCATTTATAATGGAGCAAATGATGATGCTTCTGGAGTAACAGGTGTTTTGGCTTTAGCAGAATATTTTAAGAAAATTGGTAATGAAAGAACCATTGTTTTTGCTGCTTTTACAGCAGAAGAAATGGGTTTAATAGGTTCTACGCATTTTGGAAAAGGTATTGATGCTGCCAAGTTTGTTGCTGGTATCAATTTAGAAATGATTGGTAAAACACCAAGTTTTGGCCCAAATACAGCTTGGTTAACTGGTTTTGAAAGATCAGATTTTGGTAAAATAGTTCAGAAGAATTTAGAAGGTTCTGGTTATCAACTTTTTCCTGATCCTTATAAAAACTTCAATTTATTTTTTAGATCAGATAATGCTTCTTTGGCAAGGTTAGGTGTGCCTTCGCATACTTTTTCTACAACAGCTATAGATGTAGACAAAGATTATCATAAAGTTTCTGATGAAGCTGAAACCTTAAACATGACAGTAATTACACAAACCATTCAAGCTGTTGCTAAAGGAACAGAAAGCATTATAAATGGTAGAAATACACCTACCAGAGTCGTTTTAGAAGAGCGTAAAAAATAG
- a CDS encoding mechanosensitive ion channel family protein: MVLNYVYFGVSILGIFLFFFLLKKFFKWLQKKLDKLDRNVLFKKAEVVHFFKFITPRREKHILKFTIRALRIGISIVFLIFYLPFVFHFIPETQEIADTILSYVMSPVNMVVKGFLDFIPGFFFILVIFFGTKYLLKFLKYVTGELEKEAVRLDGFHADWAKPTFNLIRVVIIAFAVIICWPYIPGSQSEGFKGVSIFLGVLFSLGSTAAISNIVAGIVITYMRPFKVGDRVEIGNTIGDVTERSLLVTRLKTIKNLDVTIPNSSILGNHIVNFTKNAAEDVGVILHTSVTIGYDVPSGDVIQALVKGAKNTELILQKPEPFVLVKSLDDFYINYEINCHTKNPEKGALIYSYLHESIKNELHNAGIEILSPHYSAVRDGGALTVPPENVPKDYQQPGFKIGGFKIGS; this comes from the coding sequence ATGGTTTTAAATTATGTGTATTTTGGTGTTTCTATATTAGGAATATTTCTGTTTTTCTTTCTCTTAAAAAAATTTTTTAAATGGCTTCAAAAAAAGTTAGATAAGCTAGATAGAAATGTACTTTTTAAAAAAGCAGAAGTAGTTCACTTTTTTAAATTCATTACTCCAAGAAGAGAAAAACACATCTTAAAATTTACAATTAGAGCGTTAAGAATTGGTATAAGTATTGTCTTTCTAATATTTTATTTGCCATTTGTGTTTCATTTTATTCCAGAAACTCAAGAAATTGCAGATACCATTTTAAGCTATGTTATGTCACCTGTTAACATGGTGGTTAAAGGCTTTTTAGACTTTATCCCTGGCTTCTTTTTTATCTTGGTTATCTTTTTTGGAACTAAATATTTACTAAAATTTTTAAAGTACGTAACTGGCGAATTAGAAAAAGAGGCAGTTCGATTAGATGGCTTTCATGCAGATTGGGCCAAACCTACTTTCAATTTAATAAGAGTGGTAATAATAGCATTTGCTGTGATTATTTGTTGGCCATATATTCCTGGTTCTCAATCAGAAGGTTTTAAAGGTGTTTCGATTTTTCTAGGGGTACTTTTTTCACTGGGTTCCACAGCTGCAATATCTAATATTGTAGCAGGTATTGTAATTACTTATATGCGACCTTTTAAAGTTGGAGATCGTGTTGAAATTGGTAATACTATAGGTGATGTTACAGAAAGAAGCTTATTAGTAACTCGTTTAAAAACCATTAAAAACTTAGATGTAACCATTCCAAATTCATCAATTCTAGGCAATCATATTGTAAATTTCACTAAGAATGCTGCAGAAGATGTTGGTGTTATTTTACATACTTCTGTTACTATTGGTTACGATGTACCAAGTGGAGATGTGATACAAGCCTTAGTAAAAGGGGCTAAAAATACAGAGCTTATATTACAGAAGCCAGAACCATTTGTTTTGGTAAAAAGTTTGGATGATTTTTACATCAATTATGAAATTAATTGTCATACCAAGAATCCCGAAAAAGGTGCTTTAATTTATTCGTATTTACATGAAAGCATAAAAAACGAATTGCATAATGCAGGTATAGAAATATTATCTCCACATTATAGTGCAGTAAGAGATGGAGGAGCTCTAACAGTACCCCCAGAAAATGTTCCTAAAGATTATCAACAACCAGGTTTTAAAATAGGAGGATTTAAGATAGGGAGTTAA
- a CDS encoding NAD(P)-dependent oxidoreductase encodes MKFGIIKERKNPPDRRVVFSPNKLAQLKSEFSEAEVVVEHSDIRIFNDEKYQNKNIEVTKDVSNCDVLLGVKEVPIDALIANKKYFFFSHTIKKQPYNRKLLKAVLDKNIELYDHETIVKANGARLIGFGRYAGIVGAYNGFRAIGLASDTFKLPKAETLDSQQELIAQLKNISLSPIKILLTGNGKVAYGAKEMLDAMNIKEVSVKDYLNKTFHETVYCLADVLDYNKRKDGLEIDNLDFYKHPEKYESNFMRFAEVTDFFIAGHFYGDGAPFLFTREDAKQEDFKIKYVADISCDIDGPVASTIKASTIKNPVYGYDPLKEEEVDYKNENAIVVMAVDNLPCELPKDASEGFGEMFLEHVIPAFFNDDKDGILERAKMTENGKLTTRFSYLQNYVDGLE; translated from the coding sequence ATGAAATTTGGAATTATCAAAGAACGCAAAAATCCACCTGATAGAAGAGTGGTTTTTTCTCCTAATAAGTTAGCTCAATTAAAATCTGAATTTTCTGAAGCAGAAGTTGTTGTAGAACATTCAGATATTCGAATTTTTAATGATGAGAAATATCAAAATAAGAATATAGAAGTAACTAAAGATGTTTCTAATTGTGATGTGCTTTTAGGTGTAAAAGAAGTGCCTATAGATGCTTTAATAGCAAATAAGAAATACTTTTTCTTTAGTCATACTATTAAAAAGCAACCTTATAATAGAAAATTGTTAAAGGCAGTTTTAGATAAAAATATTGAGCTATATGATCATGAAACAATTGTTAAAGCGAATGGAGCTAGATTAATTGGCTTTGGTAGATATGCAGGTATAGTAGGTGCTTATAATGGTTTTAGAGCCATTGGTTTAGCATCAGATACTTTTAAATTACCAAAAGCAGAAACTTTAGATAGTCAGCAAGAGTTGATTGCCCAATTAAAAAACATTTCACTTTCGCCTATCAAAATTTTATTAACAGGAAATGGTAAAGTAGCTTATGGTGCTAAAGAAATGTTAGATGCCATGAATATTAAAGAAGTTTCTGTAAAAGACTATTTAAATAAAACATTTCATGAAACAGTTTATTGTTTAGCAGATGTGTTAGACTACAACAAAAGAAAAGATGGTTTAGAAATTGATAATCTTGATTTTTATAAGCATCCAGAAAAGTACGAATCTAACTTTATGCGTTTTGCAGAAGTTACCGACTTTTTTATAGCAGGTCATTTTTATGGAGATGGAGCTCCATTTTTATTTACAAGAGAAGATGCTAAACAAGAAGACTTTAAAATAAAATATGTAGCAGATATTTCTTGCGATATTGATGGCCCAGTTGCTTCAACTATAAAAGCGTCTACTATAAAAAATCCTGTTTATGGTTATGACCCTCTAAAAGAAGAAGAGGTAGATTACAAAAATGAAAATGCTATAGTAGTTATGGCTGTAGATAATTTACCTTGTGAGTTACCAAAAGATGCCAGTGAAGGTTTTGGAGAAATGTTTTTAGAACATGTTATTCCTGCCTTTTTTAATGATGATAAAGACGGAATTTTAGAAAGAGCTAAAATGACCGAAAATGGTAAATTAACCACTAGATTTTCTTATCTGCAGAATTATGTAGATGGCTTAGAATAG
- a CDS encoding DUF2945 domain-containing protein, translating into MIKKGTRVKWNWGNGTAEGKVEETYTEKVTKTIKGNEVTRDGEEGNKALYIKQEDGSAVLKSESEVERA; encoded by the coding sequence ATGATTAAGAAAGGAACAAGAGTAAAATGGAATTGGGGTAATGGAACAGCCGAAGGTAAAGTGGAAGAGACTTATACAGAGAAAGTTACTAAAACCATAAAAGGAAACGAAGTTACCAGAGATGGTGAAGAAGGTAATAAAGCCCTTTACATAAAACAAGAAGATGGTAGTGCTGTCTTAAAATCAGAAAGCGAAGTAGAGAGAGCATAA
- a CDS encoding transglutaminase domain-containing protein: protein MKQLVLFFLFTSLNIFSQEFIKVDAKVLEYPRFSTVELLASQIENDFSTDKDKARAAFFWLAKNIRYNLKEYYNPRQRSYRFSYATEAEKIAKYQNLVDNLVKTTFRSKTGVCEEYAQSFKKICDLLHIEAEVIKGNVRNAAAEIGEILNTTNHAWNAVKFDDEWLILDATWAAGYEYNGKWIRDFNDYFYDIPKDKILKSHYPEASIWMLRFGRMTVDEFYNQPIYSNTFLGLEAELIAPKTGTIELENKDFIELKFKNLADSLLLFYVFKGSNKANKPEISTEGKITTLKIPNPKRNTDLVLYINKVDALHFKVKMI from the coding sequence ATGAAACAACTTGTACTTTTTTTCTTATTTACATCTTTAAATATATTCTCTCAAGAGTTTATTAAAGTAGATGCAAAGGTTTTAGAATATCCTAGATTTTCTACAGTAGAACTTTTAGCATCACAAATAGAGAATGATTTTTCTACTGATAAAGATAAAGCAAGGGCTGCCTTCTTTTGGCTAGCCAAAAACATCAGATATAACTTAAAGGAATATTATAACCCAAGGCAAAGAAGTTATAGATTCAGTTACGCTACAGAAGCAGAAAAAATAGCAAAATATCAGAACTTAGTAGATAACTTAGTAAAAACTACTTTTAGAAGTAAAACTGGAGTTTGCGAAGAATATGCACAGTCTTTTAAAAAAATATGTGACTTATTACATATTGAAGCTGAAGTAATTAAAGGCAATGTTAGAAATGCTGCTGCAGAAATTGGTGAAATACTAAATACAACAAACCATGCTTGGAATGCTGTTAAATTTGATGATGAATGGTTAATTCTAGATGCAACTTGGGCTGCTGGCTATGAATATAATGGAAAATGGATTCGTGATTTTAACGACTATTTTTATGATATCCCTAAAGATAAAATTCTAAAATCTCATTATCCAGAAGCATCTATTTGGATGTTACGTTTTGGAAGAATGACTGTAGATGAGTTTTACAATCAACCCATTTATAGCAATACTTTTCTGGGATTAGAAGCTGAGTTGATAGCACCTAAAACAGGAACAATTGAGTTAGAAAATAAAGATTTTATTGAACTAAAATTTAAAAACTTAGCAGATTCTTTACTACTGTTTTATGTTTTTAAAGGCTCTAATAAAGCCAATAAACCTGAAATAAGTACAGAAGGTAAAATTACCACATTAAAAATACCTAACCCAAAACGAAATACAGATTTAGTCTTATACATCAATAAAGTAGATGCTTTACATTTTAAAGTTAAGATGATTTAA
- the kdsA gene encoding 3-deoxy-8-phosphooctulonate synthase: MILSEIPNINHTDANNFFLLCGPCAIEGEEMALRIAEKVITITDKLAIPYIFKGSFKKANRSRIDSFTGIGDEKALKILRKVSETFNVPTVTDIHEVSDAAKAAEYVDVLQIPAFLVRQTDLVVAAAKTEKVVNLKKGQFMSPGAMKHAVQKVKDAGNNKAWITDRGTMFGYQDMIVDFRGIPEMREFAPTVLDVTHSLQQPNQTVGVTGGRPEMIETIARAGVVNNVDGLFIETHFDPSNAKSDGANMLHLDNLEGLLSNLVAIRRTVNNL, translated from the coding sequence ATGATTCTATCTGAAATTCCAAATATAAATCACACTGATGCTAATAACTTTTTTCTTTTATGTGGCCCATGTGCCATTGAAGGTGAAGAAATGGCTTTACGAATTGCTGAAAAGGTAATTACTATTACAGATAAATTAGCCATTCCTTACATTTTTAAAGGTAGTTTTAAAAAAGCAAACAGAAGTAGAATTGATAGTTTTACAGGAATTGGAGATGAAAAAGCATTAAAGATTTTACGTAAAGTTTCTGAAACATTTAATGTACCAACAGTTACTGATATTCATGAGGTTTCTGATGCTGCAAAGGCTGCAGAATATGTAGATGTTTTGCAAATACCTGCTTTTTTAGTTCGTCAAACAGATTTAGTCGTTGCTGCTGCTAAAACAGAAAAGGTTGTAAACTTAAAGAAAGGGCAATTTATGAGTCCTGGAGCTATGAAACATGCTGTTCAAAAAGTAAAAGATGCTGGTAATAATAAAGCGTGGATTACAGATAGAGGTACAATGTTTGGCTACCAAGATATGATTGTAGATTTTAGGGGAATACCTGAAATGCGCGAATTTGCACCTACAGTTCTAGATGTTACGCATTCTTTACAACAACCAAATCAAACAGTTGGTGTTACAGGTGGAAGACCAGAAATGATTGAAACTATTGCAAGAGCTGGAGTTGTAAATAATGTAGATGGCTTATTTATTGAAACTCATTTTGACCCTTCAAATGCCAAATCTGATGGAGCGAACATGTTGCATTTAGATAATTTAGAAGGTCTATTAAGTAACCTTGTAGCCATTAGAAGAACAGTAAATAATTTATAG